One part of the Coffea eugenioides isolate CCC68of chromosome 10, Ceug_1.0, whole genome shotgun sequence genome encodes these proteins:
- the LOC113749820 gene encoding tumor necrosis factor ligand superfamily member 6-like codes for MASVNNYNFPHFPPPPTPFVSPPTPAGPIRPPPPPPVIPPTPAGPIRPPPPPVIPPPAPKPTSPPPPHVTPPPPPHRTPPPKPHPITPPPPHILPPPPPSPPDHHSTVIIIVFVSFGCLLFLACSLLALWCFLKKRKKKAVEETKIVNMDEHLKVQEAIVQGPHGQKTVVLSVEDDVHVNEVDYKKSKSLSDEQNMHAKSGEIAPSSLEEGRSSSSPVHHHSKQNPS; via the coding sequence ATGGCCTCCGTCAACAACTACAACTTCCCTCATTTTCCTCCCCCACCAACACCTTTTGTTAGTCCACCAACTCCTGCCGGTCCGATTAGGcccccacctcctcctcctGTTATTCCACCAACCCCTGCCGGTCCGATTAGGCCCCCTCCTCCTCCTGTCATTCCACCACCTGCTCCCAAACCGACTAGCCCACCGCCTCCTCATGTCACCCCACCACCACCTCCCCACCGTACTCCACCACCTAAACCACACCCTATCACTCCACCACCTCCTCATATCctcccaccaccacctccatcGCCACCAGACCATCATTCAACAGTCATAATCATTGTGTTCGTGTCATTCGGCTGTCTTCTGTTCCTTGCTTGCTCCTTGTTAGCCCTCTGGTGCTTcttgaagaagagaaaaaagaaggcTGTGGAAGAGACAAAGATTGTCAACATGGATGAACACTTGAAGGTCCAGGAAGCAATAGTCCAAGGACCTCATGGACAAAAAACAGTAGTCCTTTCCGTTGAGGATGATGTGCATGTCAACGAAGTAGATTACAAAAAGAGTAAGAGTTTATCTGATGAGCAAAACATGCATGCAAAATCAGGAGAGATTGCTCCTAGCAGCCTTGAAGAAGGGAGATCTTCCTCTAGTCCTGTCCATCACCATTCTAAGCAAAATCCCAGCTGA